The Pseudomonas sp. FP198 genomic interval AAGACCTGCACCCAGATCCGCGCCGGCCAGCGCAACAGACGCAGCGGCGACAGCACCATCGCGCCCACCAGCAGCCCCATCACCGAGCCCAGCCCGGTGGCCACCAGACTGATGAGGATGTTCTGGCCAAACCCTGCGACCAGTGCCGGCGACCATTGCCACAGCGCCTTGAGCACCGTGCTGTTCGGCGCAAGATAGGCCAGCCAGCACAGCGCTCCCAGCCCCAGCAGCAACTTGCCGAGATGGCGACGCGGCCAGGCCAGGGGCAGCACAGCGGACGAATCAATGGCCATAACCGGGCATCCTCAGGCGGGCTTCGAGCCAGCGCCCGACGCAATTGACGGTAAAACTCAGCAGACCGAAAAACGCCAGGATCAAAATCATCAGTTCCAGCACGTTGTCGCTCTGGGTCCAGATCATGATCGCCGCGTAGGTGATGTCGCCCACCGCGATGGCCGAGGCCACGGCAGTCATTTTCACCAGGTCGATCAGGTTGTTGATCAGCGACGGCAAGGCAAAACGCATGGCCAGCGGCAGTTGCACGTTCCACAACAATTGGCGATGGTTGAAAGCCAGTGAACTGGCCGCCTCCAGGGTCACCGTCGGCACCGCTTCGATGCCCGCACGCAGGGCCTCGGCGTGGAAGGCGCCTTTGTGCAGCGAGATCACGATCACCACCCACGCGAAGGGCGTCAGCGGGTTGGCCGCGCCGACGGCCTGGGTCAGCAGCATGTTCAGCACCAGGAAGGCGCAATACAGCTGCACCAGCGTCGGGGTGTTGCGGGTGACTTCGATAAACACTCGCGCAGGTCTGGCCAGCCAAGGCTTGCCGGAGGTCAACAGGGCGGCCAATCCGACACCGGCCAGCAAGCTCCCGGCAATCGTCAGCAGGCACAACCACAGGGTGGTCAGCGCGCCCTGCTCCAGCGTGCCGCGCTGATAGGCGTCGAGCAGGAAGTTGTAGTTGAGGCCGAGCCCGGCGCTCCACTGGACGAGTTGCTCCAGCCAATGGCTCATGGCTCGCTCCTCAATTGGCCGCAGGCGTGGGCGATACGCCGACCCGCTTCGGCGACGGTTTCGGTCGCCGTGGCGATGGACAGGCGAAACCACGGCGACAAGCCATAAGCACTGCCCGCGACGCCGGCGACGCCCTCCTCCAGTAGATACGCGACTACATCGGCGTCGTGCTGCAGGCGCTGGCCGTCCGGGCGATAGCGCCCCAGCAGCCCGGCGCAGCAGACAAAAACGAAAAAGCCGCCTTGAGGCTCAAGTACTTCCAGGCCCGGGACATCGCGCAAGCGGCTCACCAGCACATCGCGGCGCTGACGATAGGCCGCGACCTGTTCCGGCAGAAAATCCAGGCCACCCTCGAACGCCGCCAGCGCCGCCGCCTGGCCGACCGAGGAAGCGCCGGAGGTGGATTGCGATTGCACCACGGTCATCGCGTCGGTCAGCACCTGCGGCCCGGCCCCGAAACCGATCCGCCAGCCGGTCATGGCATAGGTTTTCGACACCCCGCCCACCAGCAGGCACCGTGATTGCAAATCCGGCGCGACATTGAGCAGGCTCTGGACGGCAAGCCCGTCGAAACGAATATGTTCGTAGAGTTCATCCAGCAGAATCAGCACGTCGGCATGCCGGCGCAGCACCTGGGCCAGGCCTTGCAGTTCGGCCGCGCTGTACAGCGCACCGCTGGGGTTGCCAGGGCTGTTGAGGATCAGCCAGCGCGTGCGCTCGCCGATATGCTGTTCAAGCTGTCGTGGCGTGAGCTTGCAGCCCTGCTCCAGCCCGCACTCGATGAAAACCGGCTCGCCTCCATTAAAACGCACGCTGTCCGGAAAAGATGGCCAGTACGGCGTCGGTACCAGCACTTCGTCGCCGTCATCGAGGGTCGCGGCGAAGGCGTTGAAAATGATCTGCTTCGCACCGTTGGCAATCACGATGGAGGCCAGCGGATAGTCCAGTTGGTTCTCCCTGCGCAGCTTGTGTTGCACCGCCACACGCAAGGCCTTCACGCCCGGCGTCGGGGTGTACTTGGTGGCCCCGGCTGCAATGGCGGCAAAGGCCGCCCGCTTGATGTGCGCTGGCGTGTCGAAATCCGGCTCGCCGGTGGTCAGGTCGAGAATGTCCCGACCGGCTTCACGCAGCGCCGTGGCCCGGGACTTGGCGGCGGCATTGGCGGACAGCGAGACACGCTGCACGCGCTGGGACAGATGAAGCGTCATGGTCGCGCCTCCTCCAGAACCTTGCCCGGATTGAGCAGATTGCGTGGGTCCAGCGCTTGCTTGATCCGGCGCATCAGGTCCAGCTCGACGGCACTCTTGTAGCG includes:
- a CDS encoding amino acid ABC transporter permease — its product is MSHWLEQLVQWSAGLGLNYNFLLDAYQRGTLEQGALTTLWLCLLTIAGSLLAGVGLAALLTSGKPWLARPARVFIEVTRNTPTLVQLYCAFLVLNMLLTQAVGAANPLTPFAWVVIVISLHKGAFHAEALRAGIEAVPTVTLEAASSLAFNHRQLLWNVQLPLAMRFALPSLINNLIDLVKMTAVASAIAVGDITYAAIMIWTQSDNVLELMILILAFFGLLSFTVNCVGRWLEARLRMPGYGH
- a CDS encoding aminotransferase class I/II-fold pyridoxal phosphate-dependent enzyme; translated protein: MTLHLSQRVQRVSLSANAAAKSRATALREAGRDILDLTTGEPDFDTPAHIKRAAFAAIAAGATKYTPTPGVKALRVAVQHKLRRENQLDYPLASIVIANGAKQIIFNAFAATLDDGDEVLVPTPYWPSFPDSVRFNGGEPVFIECGLEQGCKLTPRQLEQHIGERTRWLILNSPGNPSGALYSAAELQGLAQVLRRHADVLILLDELYEHIRFDGLAVQSLLNVAPDLQSRCLLVGGVSKTYAMTGWRIGFGAGPQVLTDAMTVVQSQSTSGASSVGQAAALAAFEGGLDFLPEQVAAYRQRRDVLVSRLRDVPGLEVLEPQGGFFVFVCCAGLLGRYRPDGQRLQHDADVVAYLLEEGVAGVAGSAYGLSPWFRLSIATATETVAEAGRRIAHACGQLRSEP